From Plasmodium brasilianum strain Bolivian I chromosome 5, whole genome shotgun sequence, the proteins below share one genomic window:
- a CDS encoding serine/threonine protein kinase VPS15, which produces MGNTLYSNIGHNSSELDEIYCKYLNNLYNIYNYLFKYEHFFFMNSLTLNCFCHVLEGINKNEGHVLIKICKLKNEMPKIKRILYTLKFLFSFDLFPNVLPYNRMSVYENNIYIYRRFIFKNLDHCLSNEKNSNSFYYFFIFQIFLSIIQLHSLGIYHGHIKSENFLIQNNMHVLITDINILNNYLYYIPKISRYANKRKGRLKRLQEDLFNLGILILEILLKDKNISYLFLNENYGDDNNSNFYSEKRKQTKLYFVENDMKKDQKFGNIMNMSEKKNSEHFVHALSLPFINKKIKNEEKDYFQKNKNLRLNIDKYKYYNYHYINNVNYINIYNDIYNNVTPSLMVNERNIFSHGSYENSFKSKTLIYDSCDEHKGKKEIYYAYSDYEMLNEKKGTKYKHQHNNLNLHTQSKLHADNTYTLFSHLKATNDKHQKERKKRKRKKKKNERYINDGKGRNSYGSSNGINGNSGISGSNDSNDRSTGGSSVRRVCGGAEKTVPYKIWKVVNVVKNPFIIYSLINHFFLQKNMNIFKIFNYWSYHVFPSTYKYVFFPLAILQLHPIFKNSDFFMLLIHFNLPFILFHLDIFAQKERDKYALLKIISNQNIQESNNMDKHYNYDSYEIENNYGTSMFYSEQKHTTNLLNFKKLTYYKNVVNSFTTSVNKYQMKTYIMDTNLNSQVKKQIMQQWKDYKREKRAEKYEERKKGASAYVRKGKKKKKEKSYMDLFNYLEICKRTIYSSLFKDFYFKVNGKRDLNEKGTNLENRKNSTSNPGKHMNYRWIFNKDIYQLVNIIICSYNSLLYESTRIIALEILYCIICHITETTLNREVVSFLLFCFNNSNEKIKVIIIKCFYKIINNENCFNPMFLYIDKFLPKLFTLKDSQENYEKYFYAKYLPLFSSAAVHYIYSASLLKNGRGIGGGKSSSNCKREGKIEKSSQSYNKNGNDSRGTNTTLSEVKSMEMLKEIRNQLVNILKCSNHDILYEFYENIIKFCKIMNRKWVKFYILPYILTNIYKPQNPIIRAMCVKICIKIILYINEKEAYEMFYEYLKPLLFEKNEIALQFFLYECNLILKKYYRKCRAKYREKYHEKKHNKMCILFFKRMKLNHLLNHQSLVIRHLVQTLKKNLQKISP; this is translated from the exons ATGGGGAATACACTATATAGTAACATAGGACATAACTCATCAGAACTAGatgaaatatattgtaaatatctgaacaatttatataacatatacaattatttgtttaagtatgaacatttcttttttatgaattcaCTTACGTTGAATTGTTTTTGTCACGTTTTAGAA ggaattaataaaaacgaGGGTCatgtgttaataaaaatttgcaaattaaaaaatgagatgccaaaaattaaaagaatattatacaCACTTAagttccttttttcctttgatCTCTTTCCAAATGT GCTGCCATACAACCGCATGAGCGTCTATGAaaacaacatatatatttatagaagatttatatttaaaaatttagacCACTGTTTatctaatgaaaaaaatagcaatagcttttattatttttttatatttcaaatatttctATCGATCATACAGCTTCATTCACTAGGAATTTATCATGGCCATATAAAAAGCGAAAATTTCTTAATACAGAATAACATGCATGTCCTTATAACGGACATTAACATTTTGAACAATTACCTTTATTATATTCCAAAAATTAG TAGGTACGCCAACAAGAGGAAGGGGAGACTGAAGAGGCTACAGGAGGACCTCTTTAACTTaggaatattaatattagaaATCCTGTTGAAAGACAAAAATATTTCGTATTTATTTCTTAACGAGAATTATGGagatgataataatagtaacttttattcagaaaaaagaaagcaaacaaaattatacttTGTAGAAAatgatatgaaaaaagaTCAGAAATTCggaaatattatgaacatgtcagaaaaaaaaaatagcgaACATTTTGTTCATGCTTTATCCTTGCcgttcataaataaaaaaataaaaaatgaagaaaaggattattttcaaaaaaataaaaatttgagattaaatatagataaatataaatattataattaccattatattaataatgtaaattatataaatatttataatgacatttataataatgtaactCCTTCTTTAATGGtaaatgaaagaaatattttttctcatgGTAGTTACgaaaattcatttaaaagtaaaactCTGATATATGACAGTTGTGATGAACATAAaggaaagaaagaaatttattatgCGTATAGTGATTATGAAAtgttaaatgaaaagaaaggaacaaaatataaacatcagcataacaatttaaatttacacACACAATCAAAATTACACGCGGATAACACGTATACGTTGTTCAGTCATTTGAAGGCCACGAATGATAAGCAccaaaaggaaagaaaaaaaagaaaaagaaaaaaaaagaaaaatgagaGATACATAAATGATGGTAAGGGGCGCAATAGTTACGGTAGTAGTAATGGTATTAATGGTAACAGCGGCATCAGTGGTAGCAACGACAGTAATGACCGAAGCACTGGAGGAAGTTCTGTCCGAAGAGTTTGTGGTGGAGCTGAGAAAACTGTGCCATACAAGATATGGAAAGTAGTTAATGTTGTAAAAAATCCGTTCATTATTTACTCACTAATTAATCATTTCTTCTTACAAAAGaacatgaatatatttaaaatatttaattactgGTCTTACCACGTATTTCCTAgcacatataaatacgtcTTCTTCCCCCTTGCAATTCTTCAATTACATcccatatttaaaaattctgaCTTTTTCATGTtgttaatacattttaatttaccattcatattatttcatttagaCATTTTTGCACAAAAGGAAAGGGATAAATATGCTctgttaaaaattatttcgaATCAAAATATACAAGAATCAAATAATATGGATAAGCATTATAACTATGATAGTTACGAAATAGAGAATAATTATGGCACTTCGATGTTCTATTCAGAGCAAAAACACACTACTAATTTAttgaattttaaaaaattaacgtaTTACAAAAATGTTGTTAATTCATTTACTACTagtgtaaataaatatcaaATGAAGACCTACATTATGGACACAAATTTAAACAGTCAggtaaaaaaacaaattatgcAACAATGGAAAGAttataaaagagaaaaaagggCTGAAAAGTAtgaagaaaggaaaaaaggggCAAGTGCATATGTAaggaagggaaaaaaaaaaaaaaaag aaaaaagttatatgGATCTTTTCAACTACCTCGAGATATGCAAAAGAACCAtttattcttctttatttaaagatttttattttaaagtgAATGGAAAAAGAGATCTAAATGAAAAAGGTACCAATCTGGAGAATCGAAAAAATAGCACATCTAACCCAGGGAAACATATGAATTATAGATGGATATTCAATAAAGACATTTATCAATTAGTTAATATCATAATATGCTCATACAATTCACTACTATACGAGTCGACAAGAATAATAGCCTTAGAAATACTATATTGCATCATTTGTCATATAACTGAAACCACATTAAACAGGGAAGTAGTATCCTTTTTGTTGTTCTGCTTTAACAATTccaatgaaaaaattaaagttattataataaaatgtttttacaaaataataaataatgaaaattgcTTTAACCCTATGTTTTTATACATTGATAAATTTTTACCAAAGTTATTTACTTTAAAAGATAGTCAGGAAAATTatgagaaatatttttatgcaaaATATTTGCCTTTATTTTCCTCTGCTGCtgttcattatatttatagtgCAAGTTTGTTGAAAAATGGTAGAGGGATAGGAGGTGGTAAAAGTAGTAGTAACTGCAAAAGAGAGGGTAAAATAGAGAAAAGTAGCCAGAGCTACAATAAAAATGGTAACGATAGTAGGGGCACCAATACCACGTTGTCTGAAGTCAAATCCATGGAAATGTTAAAAGAGATAAGAAACCAACtagttaatattttaaagtgCTCAAATCACGacattttatatgaattttatgaaaatataattaaattttgtaaaattatgaacagaaAATGggttaaattttatattttgccatatatattaacaaatatttataaaccCCAAAATCCTATTATAAGAGCCATGtgtgtaaaaatatgtattaaaattatcttatatataaatgaaaaagaagcGTACGAAATGTTTTACGAGTATTTAAAACCGCTACTTTttgagaaaaatgaaatagccctacaattttttttgtacgaGTGTAaccttattttaaaaaaatactacaGAAAATGTCGTGCAAAATATCGTGAAAAATATCATGAAAAAAAGCACAATAAAATGTGcatattgttttttaaaagaatgaaaTTAAATCATCTTTTGAATCATCAATCGTTAGTAATAAGGCATTTGGTTCAAACgctgaaaaaaaatttacagaaAATATCACCTTAA
- a CDS encoding RWD domain-containing protein encodes MDYKSEQLSEKESLSLLYECTNEYICVNDNSFKIFIKNKIKKISFYILFEYTEKYPEEPPLYKIVDSKNLTTTLRENVKLRIHETIENNLGYSMIYNIVENAYLSEEVDEKSMYDEMIERKNEPTEHDINENSDDGEKGSDKYEQVLELKELCEERYRVTEEEFDAWRKEFYKDIFLEIKNVNNSENPTGRELFEREKMNLLDADYEESDAKWCNEELFCDIDLDFEKCS; translated from the exons atggaTTATAAGAGTGAACAACTATCAGAAAAAGAAAGTCTATCTCTTTTATATGAATGcacaaatgaatatatttgtgtaaatGATAACAGCTTTAagatttttatcaaaaataaaattaaaaagatttctttttatatactttttgaGTACACGGAAAAGTACCCCGAGGAACCGCCCCTATACAAAATTGTTGACA gCAAGAATTTAACTACTACCTTACGAGAAAATGTAAAACTACGAATTCATGAGACAATTGAAAATAACCTGGGATATAGTATGATTTATAACATAGTTGAAAAT GCATATTTATCAGAGGAGGTGGACGAAAAATCAATGTACGATGAAATGATTGAACGGAAGAATGAACCTACAGAACATGATATTAACGAAAATTCGGATGATGGCGAAAAGGGATCAgataaatatgaacaagtTTTAGAATTAAAAGAACTGTGCGAGGAAAGG TATCGAGTAACGGAAGAAGAATTCGATGCATGGCGCaaagaattttataaagacatttttttggaaataaaaaatgtaaacaatTCAGAGAATCCTACTGGAAGAGAGCTTTTCGAGAGGGAAAAAATGAACTTACTGGATGCGGATTATGAAGAAA gTGATGCTAAATGGTGTAATGAAGAATTATTTTGCGATATCGATTTAGATTTTGAgaaatgttcataa
- a CDS encoding RNA-binding protein, with protein MSLTNSSKIFIGSIPKDVTEEELKAEASKYGTITQVYYVPATAQSPRGWAFITYEQRSEAYKAIEALDYKCIFPNSQRPLDVRFASYKYNNSNDMQASSNKNIWQKHVTSDGHPYYYNSVTGHSQWEKPKEITQTNYTGKSGVASFGPPGANVFVFHLPSHWTDMELYQHFQHFGYVVSARIQRDSNGRNKGYGFVSFNNTESALNAIKGMHGFYVSGKHLKVQLKKGEEHYVQLNQSTQPQLTPAQPYTVQQPMMGNHHQPYMTHLMYGGMDSPNQMRYNTYSLSR; from the exons atgTCATTAACAAAttcttcaaaaatatttatcgGGAGCATACCTAAAGATGTTACGGAG GAGGAGCTTAAAGCCGAGGCATCCAAATACGGCACAATAACGCAAGTGTATTACGTACCTGCAACTGCTCAAAGTCCAAGGGGGTGGGCATTCATCACTTATGAACAGAGGTCAGAAGCATACAAAGCTATTGAAGCTTTAGATTATAAGTGTATATTTCCAAATAGCCAAAGGCCTTTAGATGTACGATTCGCTAgctataaatataataactcAAATGATATGCAAGCATCAtcaaataagaatatatggCAAAAACATGTAACATCAGACGGACatccttattattataattctgTTACTGGTCATTCACAATGGGAAAAACCGAAAGAAATAACACAAACTAATTATACTGGGAAAAGTGGAGTTGCATCTTTCGGTCCCCCTGGTGCCAatgtatttgtttttcatttgcCATCCCATTGGACGGATATGGAGTTGTACCAA CATTTCCAACATTTCGGGTATGTAGTAAGCGCAAGAATACAAAGAGATTCCAATGGCAGAAACAAAGGGTATGGATTTGTTAGTTTCAATAATACAGAGTCTGCATTAAATGCAATTAAGGGTATGCATGGATTTTATGTATCAGGAAAACATTTAAAAGTTCAGTTGAAAAAAGGAGAAGAACATTATGTACAGTTAAATCAGTCTACACAACCACAGCTTACCCCTGCTCAACCATATACTGTACAACAGCCAATGATGGGAAATCATCATCAACCTTATATGACACATTTAATGTATGGAGGTATGGATTCTCCCAATCAGATGAGATATAACACATATTCATTAAGTAGATAA
- a CDS encoding histone acetyltransferase GCN5 encodes MEYIVYNKNDDLLNYRNEILKRRRKISSYDDDNDDDIFKYYDNIIINKENDKCNKFLENNYKQTPCTSFNGRNKWALNEEGKYSLWRKKETKINLYLSGGNYSVDRDKLSKHGCEELHKCYEVEHELIGSVSSNLSNVECQNFIPNVTINNFNSTGNVSINSIDHLNNKITNNNVLGTVNCSEYTNVSITILNKCTKVRMSEYNNNAKWKFDESFRSVNDGKLWSYSKLKNKVYTNNTQCVNIATGLSYEKNDNNLLTSYNSTCYINSKEDMSSCVSTKGQFRTCGSESGSAKDSVEGDNNGSNRGSGNGNRSYNGSNNGSNNCSGNGNRSYNGSNNGSNNGSNNGSNNGSNNGSNNGSNNGSNNGSNNGSNNGSNNGSNNGSNNGSNNGSNNGSNNGSNNGSNNGSNNGSNNGSNNGSNNGSNNGSNNGSNNGSNNGSNNGSNNGCNNGCNNGCNNGNGDDEDHNKNYLDRKRGQIADGDEDEGNCKKGKERNASIDFLNKENDGGKKDDKMNDHDQNINNIENNSKANENGTNSTINGNLSTDLRGGIVNNYNDNRKNANCYGKLYSSNEYKNSSVTNKEDINEANNKIMYNSIDGSSGCNENSEQDRLINEQRKMQANSKFENAKSMNVNNNNMSVNNNLSRDNNLSMDNNLSMDNNLSMDNNLSMDNNLSMDNNLSMDNNLSMKNNMNLNSMNINDSNNMMVSAEIKNDQNFTAQKTGSSKNARSANNTMNIANNIPFAKNKNIIANTQMVYMNGECNPSTYKTLSGNKRHRSNKMNEMNRINNSINVKETIEEFRPESKRKELDKTDCIDSSSVPNEKDEHNFVNSMNNLGSNVNMFHISGINNLLNNNNNNMMMMNRMNNNMHVIKNINNSNNNNNNSNNNNNNNNNNNSNSNNSNSNNSNSNNSNSNNSNSNNSNSNNSNSNSNNSNSLISVNNNMQLTNINPYNFSTHPYNNMPMFNPIANASNNFMANGQIGQHMPFNSMNEMQAGGVNCMMMNGNMNISGVNGAISVNVGDNMHSINGNMNMPYLNSAGRNITVPHLGAKDGKGIFGKNSNENNISNNSNNSNSNNINSNNINSNNINSNNNNSNNNNSNNSNNNNNNNNNNNSDEYGEQIRKMNSNNANFRNSNKSTNNSENSKKTVKNIRLENLNFSENINLKNVDGLDLSVNFVNGKYSSKLNVDEKIYNIVHYIVKNSLVDYLFDFYNNESLIYKDKVDLSDAISCDSSGMGGISGVSGSPNNNNNNSRGNNIKLMEDEKRDEVKGVTSCYNEGDTKQGYTNDAVNEGKKEKNEKDEKNEKDEKNEKDEKNEKNEKDEKDEKDEKDEKNEKNEKNEKDQNSRSSEKLNNCKMEDGSSFTNNENFFVKENNSIDTKDDENGDANKSTNDKAAESNTVTTGKAITTTNTSITGRENSGDTKFEDKQGTKGADTEQSNKPMEDKNPNENTNESSKNNSSNYDAENAANDNKNESCNDEAERKKKDGPSDEQLNQNVKRDVTKIRIGDSSSSGTAENNKSILIEISKSICSIINLQQLVPVSARLSNPNLIYDPNYETIYSKWKTFLRKEQSSGNLISMTFSRDFLHTVLLCNYVAIIEDLKKTAVKKKIKYFFLHLCLEAGLPINVAQMLFVNATKQSNKLQSLLPSETGLGYLHRDTGGAKEENMGIITFECITNDREPDHLIKLITLKNIFSRQLPKMPREYIVRLVFDRNHYTFCLLKKNTVIGGVCFRPYFEQKFAEIAFLAVTSTEQVKGYGTRLMNHLKEHVKKFGIEYFLTYADNFAIGYFRKQGFSQKISMPKERWFGYIKDYDGGTLMECYIFPNINYLKLSEMLYEQKKTVRKAIHFIKPQVIFKGLNYFLENKGANLHPSSIPGLIEIGWKKENKEVTKKIHNKDIQLKDQILDVLDFLEKQQSAWPFLKPVSLSEAPDYYDIIKEPTDILTMRRKARHGEYKTKEDFGIELKRMFDNCRLYNAPTTIYFKYANELQALIWPKYECISESAK; translated from the exons atGGAGTACATCGtttacaataaaaatgatgatcTGCTGAATTATcgaaatgaaattttaaagagAAGGAGGAAAATAAGTTCAtatgatgatgataatgatgatgatatatttaaatattatgataacataataattaataaggaaaatgataagtgtaataaatttttggaaaataattataagcAAACGCCATGTACTTCTTTTAATGGTAGGAATAAATGGGCCTTAAATGAAGAGGGGAAATACAGTTTAtggaggaaaaaagaaacaaaaataaatttatatctatCAGGTGGCAATTATAGTGTCGATCGTGATAAATTGAGCAAACATGGATGTGAAGAATTACATAAATGCTATGAAGTTGAGCATGAGCTGATTGGATCCGTGTCTAGTAACTTATCAAATGTGGAATGTCAGAATTTTATACCGAACGTTACaattaacaattttaattcGACTGGTAACGTGAGTATAAATTCCATTGAtcatttaaataacaaaataacaaataataatgtattgGGAACAGTTAATTGTAGTGAATATACCAATGTAAGCATtacaatattaaataaatgtacaaaaGTCCGTATGAGtgagtataataataatgcaaaatGGAAATTTGATGAATCCTTTCGTAGTGTGAATGATGGGAAACTCTGGTCATATagtaaattgaaaaataaagtatatacAAACAACACTCAGTGTGTTAACATAGCTACTGGTTTatcatatgaaaaaaatgataacaatCTGCTGACATCTTACAACTCAACTTGTTATATTAACTCTAAGGAGGATATGTCCTCATGTGTTTCTACGAAGGGACAGTTCAGAACTTGTGGCTCAGAAAGCGGAAGTGCAAAAGACTCAGTTGAGGGTGATAATAATGGCAGTAACAGGGGCAGTGGTAATGGTAATAGAAGTTATAATGGAAGTAATAATGGAAGTAATAATTGCAGTGGTAATGGTAATAGAAGTTATAATGGAAGTAATAATGGAAGTAATAATGGCAGTAATAATGGTAGTAATAATGGCAGTAATAATGGTAGTAATAATGGTAGTAATAATGGTAGTAATAATGGTAGTAATAATGGTAGTAATAATGGTAGTAATAATGGTAGTAATAATGGTAGTAATAATGGTAGTAATAATGGTAGTAATAATGGTAGTAATAATGGTAGTAATAATGGTAGTAATAATGGTAGTAATAATGGTAGTAATAATGGTAGTAATAATGGTAGTAATAATGGTAGTAATAATGGTAGTAATAATGGTAGTAATAATGGTAGTAATAATGGTAGTAATAATGGTAGTAATAATGGCTGTAATAATGGCTGTAATAATGGCTGTAATAATGGCAATGGTGATGATGAAGATCATAATAAGAATTATCTGGATAGGAAGAGGGGGCAAATTGCCGATGGGGATGAAGATGAAGGAAATTGCAAGAAGGGGAAAGAGAGAAACGCTAGCAttgattttttaaacaaagaAAACGATGGTGGAAAAAAGGATGACAAGATGAATGATCATGATCagaatattaataacattGAAAATAACAGCAAAGCGAATGAAAACGGAACAAACAGCACGATTAATGGCAATTTAAGTACTGACCTTAGAGGGGGCATAGTGAATAACTATAACGATAACAGAAAAAATGCGAACTGCTATGGCAAGCTGTACAGCTCTAACgagtataaaaatagtagTGTGACAAATAAAGAGGATATTAATGAGGCAAATAATAAGATAATGTATAACAGCATTGATGGTAGTAGTGGATGTAATGAAAATTCTGAACAGGACAGGTTAATAAATGAACAGAGGAAAATGCAAGCAAACAGTAAATTTGAAAATGCGAAGAGTATGAacgtaaataataataatatgagcgtgaataataatttaagcagggataataatttaagcatggataataatttaagcatggataataatttaagtatggataataatttaagtatggataataatttaagtatggataataatttaagtatGGATAATAATTTAAGCATGAAAAACAATATGAACTTAAATAGCATGAACATAAATGATAGTAACAATATGATGGTAAGCGCCGAAATTAAGAACGACCAAAACTTTACTGCACAGAAAACAGGTAGCAGTAAAAATGCAAGGAGTGCGAATAATACAATGAATATTGCTAACAATATACcttttgcaaaaaataaaaatattatagctAATACACAAATGGTTTATATGAATGGGGAGTGTAACCCAAGTACATATAAAACATTGTCAGGTAATAAACGACATAGatcaaataaaatgaacGAAATGAACCGAATTAACAACAGTATAAATGTTAAAGAAACGATTGAAGAATTTCGTCCagaaagtaaaagaaaagaattagATAAAACGGACTGTATAGATAGTAGTAGTGTACCTAATGAGAAGGACGAGCACAATTTTGTAAACAGTATGAACAATTTAGGAagtaatgtaaatatgtttCACATAAGTGGAATAAACAACttgttaaataataataataataatatgatgatgatgaatcgaatgaataataatatgcatgtaattaaaaatatcaataatagtaataataataataataatagtaataataataataataataataataataataatagtaatagtaataatagtaatagtaataatagtaatagtaataatagtaatagtaataatagtaatagtaataacagtaacagtaataacagtaacagtaacagtaataacagtaacagttTAATTTCTGTGAATAACAACATGCAACTGACAAATATTAATCCGTATAATTTTAGTACACATCCATATAACAATATGCCCATGTTTAACCCTATTGCTAATGcttctaataattttatggCCAATGGTCAGATTGGTCAACATATGCCTTTTAACTCAATGAACGAAATGCAGGCTGGTGGAGTTAATTGTATGATGATGAATGGTAATATGAATATCAGCGGTGTGAATGGCGCCATAAGTGTCAATGTAGGCGATAATATGCATAGTATTAATGGAAATATGAATATGCCTTACCTGAATAGTGCAGGAAGAAACATAACTGTTCCCCATTTAGGGGCAAAAGATGGAAAAGGCATATTTGGAAAAAACAGCAACGAGAACAACATCAGCAACAACAGCAACAACAGCAACAGCAACAACATCAACAGCAACAACATCAACAGCAACAACATCAACagcaacaacaacaacagcAACAACAATAACAGCAACAACAgcaacaacaacaataataataataataataataactcaGATGAATACGGTGAACAAATCAGAAAAATGAACTCAAATAATGCCAACTTCAGAAATTCAAATAAATCGACAAATAACAGTGAAAACAGTAAAAAGactgtaaaaaatatacgccTTGAAAATCTAAATTTTAGTGAAAATATCAACTTAAAAAATGTGGATGGTCTAGATTTGAGCGTAAACTTTGTAAATGGAAAATACTCTTCAAAACTAAACGTAGATGAAAAGATTTACAATATAGTGCATTATATTGTTAAGAATTCTTTGGTCGACTATTTGTttgatttttataataatgaaagtTTGATATATAAGGACAAAGTGGACCTATCTGACGCTATCAGCTGTGATAGTAGTGGCATGGGAGGAATAAGCGGCGTAAGCGGCAGTCCGaacaacaacaataacaatagcagaggtaataacataaaattgaTGGAGGATGAAAAGAGGGACGAGGTGAAAGGGGTTACAAGTTGTTACAACGAGGGTGATACGAAACAGGGTTATACAAATGATGCGGTTaatgaaggaaaaaaggaaaagaacgAAAAGGATGAGAAGAACGAAAAGGATGAGAAGAACGAAAAGGATGAAAAGAACGAAAAGAACGAAAAGGATGAAAAGGATGAAAAGGATGAAAAGGATGAAAAGAACGAAAAGAACGAAAAGAACGAAAAGGACCAAAATAGTCGAAGTagtgaaaaattaaataattgtaaaatgGAAGATGGCAGTTCCTTTACAAACAATGAAAACTTTTTTGTTAAGGAAAATAACTCGATTGATACAAAAGACGACGAAAATGGAGATGCAAATAAAAGCACAAATGACAAAGCAGCTGAGAGTAATACCGTCACTACTGGTAAAGCTATTACTACTACCAATACTTCCATCACTGGAAGAGAAAACTCTGGAGATACAAAATTTGAAGACAAACAAGGTACTAAGGGTGCAGACACAGAACAGTCAAATAAACCTATGGAAGATAAGAACCCCAATGAAAATACGAATGAGTCAAGTAAAAATAACAGCAGCAATTATGACGCGGAGAACGCAGCAAATGATAACAAAAATGAATCTTGTAATGATGAAGcagaaaggaaaaagaaagatgGGCCATCAGATGAACAGCTTAATCAAAATGTTAAAAGGGATGTTACGAAGATTAGAATAGGAGacagtagtagtagtggtACTGCTGAAAATAACAAATCAATACTAATAGAAATATCAAAAAGTATATGCTcaataattaatttacaGCAACTTGTACCAGTCAGTGCTAGGTTAAGTAATCCTAATCTAATATATGATCCTAATTATGAAactatatattcaaaatggaaaacatttttaCGAAAAGAACAATCAAGTGGTAATTTAATTAGCATGACTTTTTCAAGAGATTTTTTACACACTGTTCTCTTGTGTAACTACGTTGCTATAATtgaagatttaaaaaaaacagcagttaagaaaaaaataaaatatttcttccTTCATTTATGCTTGGAAGCGGGCTTACCGATTAACGTAGCGCAGATGCTGTTCGTTAATGCAACGAAGCAGAGTAACAAACTGCAG TCCTTGTTGCCATCGGAAACGGGGTTGGGATATTTGCACAGAGACACAGGAGGAGCTAAGGAAGAAAACATGGGTATCATTACATTTGAATGTATAACTAATGATAGGGAACCTgatcatttaataaaattaataacactaaaaaatattttctcaaGACAGTTACCAAAGATGCCTAGAGAGTATATTGTGAGGCTTGTATTTGATAGAAACCACTATACATTTTGTTTACTTAAAAAGAATACGGTAATTGGAGGTGTTTGCTTCAGACCTTATTTTGAACAGAAATTTGCAGAAATAGCATTTTTAGCTGTTACATCAACGGAACAAGTGAAGGGATATGGTACTAGGTTAATGAACCATCTGAAGGAGCATGTTAAGAAGTTTGGCATCGAATATTTCCTGACGTATGCAG ACAACTTTGCCATAGGCTACTTTAGGAAGCAGGGGTTTTCTCAGAAGATTTCAATGCCAAAAGAAAGATGGTTTGGGTACATAAAAGACTACGATGGAGGAACATTAATGGAGTGTTACATCTTtccaaatataaattatttaaaactttCCGAAATgttatatgaacaaaaaaagacaGTAAGGAAAgcaattcattttataaaaccacaagttatttttaaaggattaaattatttcttagAAAATAAAGGAGCAAATTTACATCCTAGTAGTATTCCCGGATTGATAGAAATAGGATGGAAGAAGGAAAATAAGGaagttacaaaaaaaattcataataaagatatacaATTAAAAGATCAAATATTAGATGTTCTAgattttttggaaaaacaACAATCTGCATGGCCCTTCTTAAAACCTGTTAGTCTTTCGGAAGCTCCCGATTACTATGACATTATAAAGGAACCCACGGATATTCTTACCATGAGGAGAAAGGCAAGACAT GGTGAGTACAAAACGAAGGAAGATTTTGGAATTGAGCTAAAAAGGATGTTTGACAACTGCCGCCTGTACAATGCCCCAACGACCATATACTTCAAATATGCAAATGAATTACAAGCTCTCATATGGCCAAAATATGAGTGCATAAGTGAAAGTGCAAAGTAG